ACCACTAGCATCTGGGCTGGCTAATTAAATCATGCTCCTTTTTGATCAATGCTGCAGGCTCGTCTACCAGGTTTAGATCTAACAATGGTTATGGCTATACACTTGGATTTAGACCTCAGCTTGATCCCCATTTAATTTAGAGAATCCTGTTCCTGGATGCCTCTCCTCCGGTGTACCATCCGCGAGGTCAATGATGGCCTTACGAATTGCTCAATAGGCAAACGAGTCTGAATATTTTTTGTCGCACTGGATACTAGTATTGAGTGGAACCTTCCTTTGGCCTGGAGCATCTATAAAACGAGCCATCGAGGCTCCTCCAAGATACGCTCACACTGCTACCTTTCTACCCAAAACACACACAAAACTCCCACCACGCAGATCAACCAGCTAGCCTAGCCGGCCCGTGCTCGGGACCATCCCTGCGGCCAACTGGCTTCTGGGCAAGGTGCTCACGAAGCTGTCCGAGGACCTGGTGGCCGCGTACGTGTCCAGCAAGGAGCTGGGCCTCAACTTCCAAGACATCAAACAGAAGCTCCTATACAcacaagggctgctgcacgcatCCGACGGGAGGGACCTAAGCAACAACCCTGGCCTCTACGGGTTGCTGCGGGAGTTGAGCAAGAAGGCCGATGAGGCCGAGGACATCCTCGACGAGCTCCACTACTTCATGATCCAGGATCAACTCGATGGCGTCCAGGGCCCTGCCCTCCATGTCCGCCATGCTGCTCGCCACACCTTCGGTAACTGGCTTCCATGCTTTTCTTGCTCGCGTACTCAAGATGGTGATTCTTCTGTTCCTGTTGTCACAAGATGGTGTTTCTGTAACCCACAAAAGGCAACAAGGTCTGGTAGTGGCAATGATGGTGGCCCCGTTGATAAGTTGTCTTTCAAAAGGGTAGACATGTCCAACAAAATCAAGTTGGTAATAGAGGAATTGAACTCCATGTGTGGACCTGTCTCTGACTTGCTCAAAATTGCCAACCATAGTAACACTGCAACAAGCACACCTATCACTCTCAAAAGGCCTCCCACGGGTTCAGTAGCTGCACAAGATAAATTGTATGGGAGGGGTGTTATCTTTGAGCAAACTATAAGTGCGCTCACTGGTAGCACATATCTTGGTGAAACCCTTTCTGTTCTCCCTTTTGTTGGCCCAGGGGGTATGGGAAAGACAACCTTGACCCAACACTTGTATAATGATAAAGGGGTTGAGGAGCAGTTCACTATCAGGGTCTGGGTATGTGTCTCAACTAGTTTTGATGTGACAAACCTCACCCGGCAGATCCTTAGGTGCATACCAGCAATTGAAAACGAAAAATACAAATGTACAGTTGAAACAGCCAGCTTAGACCAGCTTCAGAAATCCATTGCAGAGCGACTGAAGTCCAAAAGGTTTTTAATTGTCTTGGATGACATTCGGAAATGCAATAGTGAAAGTGATTGGAATAACCTATCATCTCCATttaaaaggggggggggggggggggggggggggggggggacaaagGGCAACATGGTTCTTGTCACCACTAGATTTCCATCTATAGCACATATGGTGAAAACAACTGATCCAGTAGAACTGCATGGTCTGGAGCCTAATGACTTCTTGGAATTATTTGAAGCATGCATATTTGGTCATAGCAAACCTGCGCATTATGAAGATGACTTAACCGATGTTGTAAGAGATATTGCTAAGAAACTAAAGGGTTCACCACTAGCAGCCAATACAGTTGGTCGGTTATTGAGGAAAAATCTTTCTCGGGAATATTGGATTGGAGTTCTTGAAAATAATGAGTGGCAAAATACACAAAATGATGATGATATTATGCCTTGTCTGAAAATTAGCTATGATTACCTTCCTTTCcttctaaaaaaatgtttttcaCATTGTGCCCTATTCCCTAAAGATTATAAGTTTTATAATTTACAGATTACTAGCTTTTGGACCGCGATTGGTATCTTAGACTCTAGTTGCCAAAACAATAAGAATTATTTAGAAGAACTTGTGGACAATGGATTTCTTGTGACGGGAGTTGACAAATCTAATGATCAATACTACGTGATGCATGATTTATTACATGAACTATCTCGTAATGTTTCATCACAAGAATGTGTCAATATAAGTAGTTTAAGTTTCAGTGTTCATAACATACCACAACCTATTCGACATTTATCAATCAACATAGAAGATATAAATGATGAAAGTTTTGAAGAAGAAATGGGTAAACTGAAGGGTAGGATAGACATTGGCAATTTGCGGACTTTGATGATTTTTGGGTTATGTAATGGAACAATAGCCAACGTCTTGAAAGACACATTTGAAGAATTGATGGGCCTCCGAGTATTATTCATAGCAATCGACACCCCGAGATCTCTACTAAACATCTTTTCAAAACTTATCCACCTGCAATACCTCAAAATTAgctcctatagctcaaaataaattACTTTACCTACCACATTGTCTAGATTTTACCACTTAAAATTCCTAGACCTAGAAGATTGGCATGGTAGTACAAAGTTGCCTAGAGACATTAGCCGTCTTGTGAATTTATGCCATTTCCATTCTTCCAAAGAACTCCATTCCAAAATTCATGAGGTTGGAAAGATGAAGTGTTTACAGGAGCTAAAAGAGTTCCATGTTAAGAAAGAGGGTGTTGGCTTTGAATTGAGAGAACTAGGGGAATTGGGAGAGCTAGCAGGAGAGCTCTGTGTATGTAATCTTGAAACTGTGGCATCCAAGGTGGAAGCTAGTGCTGCCAAATTGAACAATAAAAAGAATCTGAAAGGACTAAAATTACTCTGGAGTACAGAGCACCAGACCATAAATGATGATGTTCTTGATGGTCTTCAACCACACCCTAATCTTAGGGTGCTTGGCATTATAAATCCCGGTGTTGCCCCTTGTCCTAGATGGTTGTGTGGTGACATTAGCATAAAAGGGTTGGAGGATCTCCATCTGGAGGGTGTATCTTGGGGAACTCTTCCAGCTTTTGAGCAGGTACCACACCTCAGTAGtctcactttgaaaaatattgcTGGGCTGAGTGTGTTCGGGCCTGGCTTTAGTGGTGTTACAGAAAGAAGCTTCATGCACCTGAAGAAACTTCAGTTTGAGAATATGCCAGAGCTTGAGAAGTGGGTCGGGGAACCTAATAGCCGTCTATTTTCAAGGCTTGAAAGCATCAAGATTGGAGGTTGTCCCATTCTCAGCTTGTTTCCCTTCTTGGAGTGCTCTGACCTATTTACCAACCTGTGTAGTCTTCATATTGACAACTGCCCCGAGTTGTCTCAGTTCCCACCCATGCCTCACACCTCCACACTAACAAATATTCGTGTGGAAAATGGTGGGTCAGAGCTATTATATGATGGtaaacaattgatcattgatggGTATGCTAGTGCTTTGGCCTTCCACAATATGGATGAAGTAGAGGTTATGCAAATTACAGATGTGTCACACATTTCATTTTCAGACCTCCAAAAACTAAATTCGTTGAGAAATATACATTTCATGAAATGTAGTGACACGTTTTCTGCAGAAATGGCTGATAATGTTATCCTCCGTTCAGTTCAGAATCTTTGTATTCTTCCCCTCAAGCTAACCATGGGCATTCGGGTACTAAAAACTGAACCCAAACCGTCCTGAATTTCCCAATTGTCGGGTATTATGGTCTTCTGGTTCGGGTTTAGTTCTTGCTTAATCTGCAATTTCGGTTTCAAGCACTAATCGGGTATCATCGCTCATTACTAGAATAGACCACAATAATCAAAAGAAACCTACATGCGACGTCCCACCTCGcaaaataggcccggcccattaGAGAAGATAACCCAACCGACCTTCTCTACTCACCCCACGCCCCCACCACCCCCTCTCTTGTCTCTCCATCGCCCTTTTAATTTTGGATCAGGCAGAGCTCCTGTCTCGACCACGCCCCATGGCCAAGACAGTCCACCTCCTCCTCGACCTCTCATTGTTGTTGTGCTAGATCTGTCATTGCCTAGGTTTAGGAGCACCACCTCCACCCATGGCAATGAGCTGACACTGATACCGGCCTTCTTGACGAGCTCACGACCCGCTGCTCGTCGCCTCATCTGTCCCAATGGCGAGGACGAGGGCCTCGGCCTAATATTTGAGGAAGACGATGACCGAGGGTATCCTACACGTGGATCCCGCGTGTGGTCGCCTTGTGCAGGGTGTCTAGGAGCTGCTTCCTCCAATATTTCAGTTTTCATGGATAACCGAATTACTCGAACCAGAATTTGTTGGTAATTTGGGTTTGGTTATTTTCTCGGCAGACAATAAATTCGAAGGAGTTTAATTTGGAAACACATCGAATTAGAAGGTGATAAAATCTATCTAATAATAATTTGTTGACCAGCATTCATTTTTCGCCACCCTGTTTTGAAAGTTTGTCCAAAAGAAGGGAGATAAACTAGCATAAAAGTAATGATAGAAGCGTATTTTAGGAGAACTGGCTTAATATTTGTGTGTTGCTACGGGATGCGACAATATTTGAAGAGTGTCTGGCATGCAAAATGGTAGATTATGTGCATTTTTGGAAAGAATAGCTAGAAAAGCTTATCATCCAGACTAGTAGGGAAATATATTTGAAAAAAAGGTAATATCACCAGGAGTCATAGAACTTGGGTTCGATGTTCAGTTTGGTGTTAGAACTTTCAAAATACGAAATTGCAGTCACTCAACTTGACTCAAGCGGGGACATACGGTCACAAAATGCATATGAGGGTGTATCCACGTCTATGGACCCACATGGCAGTGAGGGACAGTGCTCTGCCTATGCACTTTTGCATAAAACTCCCTTGTATTTTCTTATTCACGAAAAAAGCCGACCTCAAGGACATTTTTTGCACAAAACTTCTAGTTATCCGTAGACTTAATTAAATGTATGTGTTGTTAATTAATTACATTAATTACTTGTTTTTCAATCCACATTTAGATGAACCTAATTAATTACATGAATTAATTAATATCTAACTGGtaattaattgcattaatgttgATTCGGCACCTGGTTTCCAAATAGTTTTTGCATTAGGGGTTGTGTGCGAACGACTACAGCGGACTCCGTATCCAAATTGATTCCACACGGAAAAATCCCTACTCCCTTCaatcctaaatataagtctttgtagatatTCCAATATAgagtacatacggagcaaaatgagtgaatgtacactctaaactatgtctatatatattcatatgtagtccatattgaaatctctagaaagacctATATTTAGGAACCATGGGAGTATTTAAATGGACTGAATTAATTGTACATCTAACTAAGTGTCTGACTAATTTATTGCATAAATCTCTTGCTTCCCAGATTGATTTTGTCCTTGGTTTCCAAGAAAATATCGCATTAATGTCTCCTTGTGAACGACGGCTACATGCGCACTTTCTCCTTTAATACTAGTGATAGTGATCTTCACCCAATCCTAATGGCAATCATTTATGGCCAGCTTATTTTGGCAATCTTTCCTAAACATAAAAAGGCTTATGCAAATCCTGCTCGGACTATTTCTATATATACGGGATTGTGCATATGTGGATGGGCAAATCATCTTGCAGTTTTGCTTACAACACATATTGTCCTGTCACTCTCGATCCTGTTAATAAGCCAAACAAGCGCCACCGTTGCATTACATTATCTAGATGGACAAGTACATGACTCTTCCAGTCCTGTTTTCTCTGCTTCTTCTCGTATGCCTTGCAACTACCACACAATGTAAGCGCCGCTCGATACACAACTCTAATTTCGGTAATCTGTCTTTAAAATATGTCCATGCACATGCTAATTATACTCGTGTAATGATTTAATTTTCTATTTATGCTGGAAGTAGATATTTTGTTAGTTCATGACATGTTTTTTTCTATTCTTGTGCCATCTGGTGCTTCCTAGTTAATCAACGTGAGTCATACTAATGTCAATCGTTTGTCTTTAAATTTTTCTATAGGTCAAATCACCGAAGGCATGCATAATGATAAGATCAATTTTCCGCATGGGTTGTGCGTCCATAGAGAAAATAACTACTATTGTTGCCTTGTGACGAGTATGTGCTATTACCCACAAGAGTTATGCGTTCGAATGTGCCAAAGTGCACTCCTATCAAAATTGAACTTTTGTTCGAATAAGCAATATGTGATTGGGAAGCCATATATATGTAAAGGGAGAAGTCTAAAAAAAACCTTGAATTCGTCCTCAAAGTCTGAAAACGACCCTCACCTGTGAATCCATGAATTCGTCACCCTGTCCTTTCTAATCCCAGCTTATCCTGGCTGATTTCTTTGAGAAGCTCGTTTGTGCACCGGGTTTGCTGATGTGGCATGGATTATGGTTTAATCAGATGCAAATAGAGAAGAACTGCCGGTGGGGAGAGAGAGACTAGGgttcgcggcggcggcggcgacgacggcggcggagccggcTATTGGAGGAGGGTaggcgaacggcggcggctgaGCCGGCTATTGGAGGAGGGTAGGCGAGCGGCGGCAGAGCAATCGACAAtggcctcctcctcctgttcGACGTACTCATGCGGAGGATGCCGTCGCAGTCGCAAGGCAGTAGCGGCGTACCAGCCGGTGAGGGAATGCTACCGCCTTCCACGAAAGAAGCCTCCCCGTTGGATATCTTCTTCTTTCCAGATTTTGATACTACTGTTTGCGTGCTAGGAATTGTAAGCTACTGTGTGTTGCTCTGTTCCACCGTTTTTCCTCATTCCTATTTCATATCTCTTATTCTTTCCAGATTATGATTGTATGATTTGTTGACAGTGGACAGGCATGATGATCCGTGCTCCCCATTTCTTCATCAAGTACTGATTGATCTTAGGATGCAATGAGGAGGATGAATGCTGATGGTGGACAAGCCTGGCTAGAACAGGGACAGAGACAGCAAGttgaggagaagaatgaagaaattaatgaagcgAGGGCTAGATGTGAAAggacggagagagagagatgcgATGCGATGCTAAACTTGGTCTTTTTGTAGGATTTGTGCTAGGTAGAGGATCAATGTTGTGGCTAGATGATGTAAAGGTTGGATGAACTGATCTGTTATGAGTGGGCTCTGTACTCAAACTATGAAAATTATGAGTCGAACTTCACATTTTGTACTAAATTTTCTGTGATGTATGGCCTTTGTGCTCAATTTATGAAAAATATGACCGGAACTTCAGTTTGTGTTTCAAATTTGACAGCTCGTAAGTAGTAGGAAATTGGTATTTGGCAGCACATACTTTCAGAACACTGTCTAGTCTGTACTACATGTGTCATGATATAGACTGCATTGCTCATCCTTCTACTTTTCTCTATTTTTCTCTGGTTCTGCAGCTAGCTTCGGGAGTGAAATGGGATAATACAAAGCATGAGATGCGCCGATAGCCTGTAAGTTGTTTTCTTATTCCTCACCTAATTTCCAGTCTCATTTCCTATTCCAAGATCTTTTTTACTTCTCACCACTTCTAGTATGGAAGTACTGTTAATCAGCTATTGCTCCATCTCATTTTGATCAGTTAATCGCTCAACATTGGTCACTAATAACTTCTTGTTAATTTAGTAGCACGTTGTCAGTTTGTAAGGTTCCCATGACCAATTTTAATGACCTGGGTGCTCATACAGTACACACGCAGCAACAAAAGATCCTTGAAACACACACTCAATGCTCTGTAAATTAGTACTTCAAACTCGACTAAACTTTCAGTACATGACCACTACATAATACCAGTACTTAAACAAAGAGGCCATAATAACCAGTTTTGACCAGGACCAAAATTACATGACCAGTACTAACACCAAAAGGGTAGAATCACTAGTTTTGATCGGAACTAAAAGAACCCGTACACTTGTCAAGCAGGTTCACTTCTTTGCCTTTTTCTTGCCTTGCCCATTATGCATTTTAGAAGCCTTCCTCTTCTCTGTACTTGGTCCTGCTTGGGCATGTTCTTTTCCTTTGTTTCCATTCTGCTGGCTTGCTGTGATGTTAGCATCTGTTTGTGCTTGCTGTTGAGAAATCAAGTATATCCAACAATGCATAATTAATAGAAACAGAAGAAAAGCGAAATTATATGAAACAGAAGAAAAGCAAAATTATATGAAACTGAAGAAATGCGCAAGTACATGAGACAGAAGAAGTGCAAAATTATATGGAACTAAAGAAATGCAAATTAACATGAAACAGAAGAAATCCACTAGTGTATGAAACTGAAGAAATGCTAAATTATATGGAACTGAAGAAATGCAAAATTACATGAAACAGAAGAaatccactagtatatgaaatagaagaaatacacAATTATATACCTCAGAGGCCTTCATTTTCCTCCCTGTTTTTCTCAGAAAGGCATTTTTTTTTCTTGCCTTTTTCTGGATTTTTGTGGCAACCTGACTTATTGTGGCCTTTATTCCCACACATACTACAAGTAATTTTAATCCCATGTCTTGACATCTTCTTTCCTTTTGGTGCTTCTCCCTCTTCCCTCCTCCTGCCATTTTTCCTGGGTCTACATGGCATGCTCACATAACTAGGAGCTTGTGGTCTGGGATTCTGAGAAATAGGCCACCTTTCCTCACCTTCAACTGGCTCCAAGCAGTGCTCATATATTTTCTTGAATTGCTCAACTGAATAGCACTTGTCAATGAAGTCTTCAATTCTTCTGCCACTCTTATAAATAGCACTGATAGCATGGCAGCAAGGTAGACCTGCCAGCTGCAGGTACCCACAGGAGCATGTCCTGTTATCTAAGTTGACAGTGTAGGTCCTTCCTCTTCCACTAACATGTTTAACCTCAAACCCTTCTTTCCCATTCCAGAGTACGTCACAGAACTGAGTTAATTTGATGTTCACCTTAAGCTTTTTTAAAATGTTTGGGCAAATTGGATTATTAGTCCACTTATCAGATTTCTCTCTGTTTTCTTGAACTCTCTTTGTCATTTTTTGTCTAACCTTTTCCAGCATGGATATGCAAGGATAGAATCCGGCCTCAATGATTGAATTGTTGAAGGACTCACATAAGTTATTGTCCACTGAGTCACATAGTGAACCCACAGGGAAAAATGCTCTGGCCCAGTGCTTAGGTTCTGTTCTCATTATGTCCCTTGCTCCTTCAGGTGTGTCTTGAGCCAACTTTGCTTTTCTGTACATGAAATCTTCTCTATTTGCAGCCTTTGCAATAGCCCAGAACTTCTTCTGTAAAGCATGCTCCCTGTACTTCTTCCTCCAGTTAGCATAGATGTGTCTAGCACACATCCTATGTTGTGCTTTTGGCAGAAAATCCTGCATGCTACTGATCAAGCCCTACAGATCACCATAAATTACAATGTCAGCACATTAATTGTAAGAAGTGGTACTACCAATATTCTACCAAAGTACAAGGTCATGCTCCGTCGTGGCAAATAAACAATGATGACTACAATATTCTACCAAAGTACTAGGTCATGCTCCATCGAGTCGAATAAAGAACAATGACTACAATATTCTATGAATATTTAACAATAGTAATTAACAACATGCTTAAGAGAGTGATTAACATCATGATTAACAAATTACCTTCTGTTGATCTGAAATGAACACCCAGCCTTCACCTTGATCATTTATGTCCAAGTCTTTGATCAGAAGGCCAATAAACCACTCCCAATTTTTTGTAGTTTCTTGCTCCACTATTGCCCAAGCAATTGGGTACATTTGGTTGTTAGCATCCCTACCAATAGCACAAAGAAGTTCACCTTGACAAGCTCCTTTGAAGAAACAACCATCAAGCCCAATAACCCTTCTGCATGCTTTAAACCCTTTTTTCATTGCATTGAAACAAACATAGAATCTTTGGAAGATGTTTTGATCCATGTATTTAGGATCTAGACCAACAAGAATGGTACTACCAGGATTGCTTCTCAGCAACTCTAGCTGGTAGTCAAAGACCTTGGTGTACTCCTCTTTCATCCCTTCTAACAACTTCTGTGACACTATCTTCTTCGCAGCCTTGCACTTTGATGTTGATACATCAGCAAAGAAATCCTTCAGAACAGTGGCCTTAATGCTATCAATCTTCCAAGTGGGATTGGCCCTTAAGATATGCTCATACCTTCTTGCAATGAGTTTTGAAGTTACAAGGTGATTGTCCCTGTTTGGAGCACACATATGTTCATCCTCATATGTTAGGACCTGAAACCTGGAACACCTGGTAGTCTTTGCACCATATATAAGCCATGGACATCCAGGCCAACCACACTTGGCCCTAATCCTTTCATCCTCTGACTTCATGAAAATAATACTCCTAAATGTCAGCAGCCCATACTTTATTAGTGCCTTTTTCATTTGGCTCTTGCTCCTGAAAACCATTCCTAAACAGAACATGGGGATATCTGTTTTGGGGTTATACCTGATGTACTGGCTCTTCCTCCTGACaacatggccatcatcatcagTCTCATCATCATCTGAGTCAAAGTGATCTTCCCCTACAACTTCTTCCATATTTGCAACTAGATCTATTGGAACAACACCAGATGGATTTCTCTCTGCCCACCTCTTTGAGTCTCTAATTCTCTTCTTGAAAGCCCTTGCTTCTTCCCTTAGTTCCACATATTCATCATCCAACCCACTGTCATCACTTCCTGCCACATAATCGCTATCATCTTCTTCACTATCTGAAAATGCAGAGCCATTACCATCTTCCTCATGTTCATGTGCATGATCTAACTGCTGCACAATTAGTTGTTGAGCTGCTGCACTCCCACTTTGTGATCCTGGATTGAAGATCTGAGAGCTACCAGTAATGGGTTCATCTAGAACATCGAACTGAGAAGTTTGTCCCTGTACTTGAGTAATAACACCACTCCCATTTGCTACAAACAAGTTCCCAATTCCAGTCACAGATGATGGATTTTCACTAACAATCTGCACATCTTCTTCTGCAGTTATGATTGCATCTGGTTCTACATCACTCTCTCCCGCTGACTCATTACCCATCTCATTTTCAAAGTCACTTGCACTGTCACTTGCACTTCCATCATCTTGCTCCCCAGAATACTCCACATAAACATCAGCAACTCCTCCTTCagttatgtattcacacattttAATGCAGCCAGCATCATCACACAGGAAAAACAACCCATCCACTAGTTCTTTACCAGGCAACAGGAAGTATATTTTCATACTTTTTTTCAAAGGAACATGATCACCAAGATACCCTTTCAGTTCTGGCAAAGACAACTTGTCTCTTTCTATCTCTGACATTGCCTCATCTCCTCCAACATAATCTAAGTTAGGCCCCATCCGAACAAACTGGCCACCGAAGTGAAACCTCACATTCAGTATGTCACATGGATCCATGATGAAAGCACAAACCCTAACCTGCATTGCCATACAATTTTTGACAAGAATCAATGGCTCATACAACTCATCCGAACTGAATGCAAGATGAAATCCGAATTTAACTCAAAAACTAAACGCCCTAAGAACCCTCACTTTCCCTAATCAAAAACCATAACAACAATCAGCGGTTGGAGATGCAAGTGTGACAAGACTAGCAAAAGGAGGAAGGGGATTACCAGCGATTTTTCTCCGCCTCGATCTTCTTGCGTTCCAGCGATCAACCGCTGCCGGCTGCCATTGCTGCTGGGAGGACGAGAGGAGCGGCGGGACAAGGCGTGGCGTCAGGCGAGAAACAGGGGAGGGAGGTGGGTTCGTGCTGGGGTTTATGAGGGCCCTAGGAGGCCCACAACCAGTCCGTTTTGGCGGGCCTTTCCCCCTCTCTATGCCACGCACTCAATCCCATCTCACACAAACACGTAAAGGGCTAGGATAAACTGGGATCAGAGAGAACAGGGTGTCAATTTTGGGGATTCAGACTTCAGGGTCGCTTTTAGACTTTGAGAACGAATTGAAGGTTTTTTTCAGACTTTTGCCATATGTAAAAGAATAAAAGCTGCTAAGCTAGCGCCCTTGTCATGCGTTTGAAGTACTTTGCATGAGTGAATTTCAAGCTGACACGTGTTAGTTTTTTAATTAGTTTACTACAAGATTTTTTCTTTTGTGTTTGCTACAGTTATTTAACACAGTACAACAC
The sequence above is a segment of the Aegilops tauschii subsp. strangulata cultivar AL8/78 chromosome 6, Aet v6.0, whole genome shotgun sequence genome. Coding sequences within it:
- the LOC109756482 gene encoding uncharacterized protein; this encodes MAVLKQEARLPGLDLTMVLTKLSEDLVAAYVSSKELGLNFQDIKQKLLYTQGLLHASDGRDLSNNPGLYGLLRELSKKADEAEDILDELHYFMIQDQLDGVQGPALHVRHAARHTFGNWLPCFSCSRTQDGDSSVPVVTRWCFCNPQKATRSGSGNDGGPVDKLSFKRVDMSNKIKLVIEELNSMCGPVSDLLKIANHSNTATSTPITLKRPPTGSVAAQDKLYGRGVIFEQTISALTGSTYLGETLSVLPFVGPGGMGKTTLTQHLYNDKGVEEQFTIRVWVCVSTSFDVTNLTRQILRCIPAIENEKYKCTVETASLDQLQKSIAERLKSKRFYHLKFLDLEDWHGSTKLPRDISRLVNLCHFHSSKELHSKIHEVGKMKCLQELKEFHVKKEGVGFELRELGELGELAGELCVCNLETVASKVEASAAKLNNKKNLKGLKLLWSTEHQTINDDVLDGLQPHPNLRVLGIINPGVAPCPRWLCGDISIKGLEDLHLEGVSWGTLPAFEQVPHLSSLTLKNIAGLSVFGPGFSGVTERSFMHLKKLQFENMPELEKWVGEPNSRLFSRLESIKIGGCPILSLFPFLECSDLFTNLCSLHIDNCPELSQFPPMPHTSTLTNIRVENGGSELLYDGKQLIIDGYASALAFHNMDEVEVMQITDVSHISFSDLQKLNSLRNIHFMKCSDTFSAEMADNVILRSVQNLCILPLKLTMGIRVLKTEPKPS
- the LOC123494401 gene encoding uncharacterized protein — its product is MKKGFKACRRVIGLDGCFFKGACQGELLCAIGRDANNQMYPIAWAIVEQETTKNWEWFIGLLIKDLDINDQGEGWVFISDQQKGLISSMQDFLPKAQHRMCARHIYANWRKKYREHALQKKFWAIAKAANREDFMYRKAKLAQDTPEGARDIMRTEPKHWARAFFPVGSLCDSVDNNLCESFNNSIIEAGFYPCISMLEKVRQKMTKRVQENREKSDKWTNNPICPNILKKLKVNIKLTQFCDVLWNGKEGFEVKHVSGRGRTYTVNLDNRTCSCGYLQLAGLPCCHAISAIYKSGRRIEDFIDKCYSVEQFKKIYEHCLEPVEGEERWPISQNPRPQAPSYVSMPCRPRKNGRRREEGEAPKGKKMSRHGIKITCSMCGNKGHNKSGCHKNPEKGKKKKCLSEKNREENEGL